A genomic window from Rhizobium sp. EC-SD404 includes:
- the mscL gene encoding large conductance mechanosensitive channel protein MscL: MLNEFKEFIARGNVMDLAVGVIIGGAFGLIVSSVVDDVVMPLVGAVLGSGVDFSNYFIPLSSDVTANTLAAAREQGAVLAYGNFLTVLINFVILAFIIFLMVKGVNRLRRKQEDPAQDIAPPADILLLTEIRDLLKR, from the coding sequence ATGCTGAACGAGTTCAAGGAGTTTATTGCCCGTGGCAACGTCATGGACCTGGCAGTCGGTGTCATCATCGGCGGAGCCTTCGGTCTGATCGTTTCCTCGGTTGTCGATGATGTCGTCATGCCGCTCGTTGGAGCGGTTCTCGGCTCGGGCGTCGATTTTTCGAACTACTTCATTCCGCTGTCGTCCGACGTCACGGCCAACACGCTGGCAGCCGCCCGCGAGCAGGGCGCGGTTCTCGCATACGGTAACTTCCTCACGGTCTTGATCAATTTCGTCATCCTCGCCTTCATCATCTTCCTGATGGTCAAGGGCGTGAACCGGCTTCGCCGCAAGCAGGAAGACCCGGCGCAAGACATCGCTCCGCCCGCCGATATCCTGCTTCTGACCGAGATCAGGGACCTGCTGAAGAGGTAG
- a CDS encoding MATE family efflux transporter, with protein MSPNPPISNVSDTRPFEVTSRSVLAIALPMTLAFMTTPLIGLTDTAIVGQSGEAAPLGGLAIGAIIFDFVFVSCNFLRAATTGLVAQSAGRGDVGEEQTIFWRALILALGIGIIFVLLAPWITGAGLAFMEPSADVRAAAETYMAIRFLSAPAALANYAILGFVLGRGEAKIGLGLQVVINGASIALSLHLGVVLDWGIAGVAWGTVAAECIGAICGFAIIVGRFSRHARPGWLSLFDRKALAALMALNRDIMIRSLSLLIAFALFTRTGAQFGPVTLAANAVLLNFFMIAGFYLDGLATASEQIVGRSIGAMHRPAFDKAIRLTVMWGFALSAIAAAFFLLAGPALIDIVTTASDVREAARIYLPWAALTGLAGVLAFQMDGVFIGATWSRDMRNMMVLSLIAFVAMVWFVVPLAGNHGLWAAFNLFLGLRGISLYLLVPRRASATFRR; from the coding sequence TTGTCGCCCAACCCACCGATTTCCAATGTGTCCGATACCCGGCCGTTCGAGGTGACCAGCCGATCGGTACTCGCGATCGCGCTGCCGATGACGCTTGCTTTCATGACGACGCCGCTGATCGGACTGACCGATACGGCGATCGTCGGCCAGTCGGGAGAGGCCGCGCCGCTTGGCGGCCTTGCGATCGGGGCCATCATCTTTGATTTCGTGTTCGTCAGCTGCAATTTCCTGCGCGCGGCAACCACCGGGCTGGTCGCGCAATCGGCAGGGCGCGGCGATGTCGGCGAGGAACAGACGATCTTTTGGCGCGCGCTGATCCTCGCGCTCGGAATCGGCATCATCTTCGTGCTGCTCGCGCCGTGGATCACCGGCGCGGGGCTGGCCTTCATGGAGCCGAGCGCTGATGTGCGCGCCGCTGCCGAAACCTATATGGCGATCCGGTTTCTCTCGGCCCCGGCGGCGCTCGCGAACTACGCGATCCTGGGATTTGTCCTCGGTCGCGGCGAAGCCAAGATCGGGCTCGGTTTGCAGGTGGTGATCAACGGCGCCAGCATCGCCCTGTCGCTCCATCTCGGCGTGGTGCTGGATTGGGGCATTGCAGGCGTCGCCTGGGGAACGGTTGCGGCCGAATGCATTGGCGCGATTTGTGGCTTTGCGATCATCGTCGGGCGCTTTTCACGTCACGCACGGCCCGGCTGGCTGTCGCTTTTCGATCGGAAGGCGCTCGCTGCGCTGATGGCGCTCAATCGCGACATCATGATCCGTTCGCTGTCGCTTCTCATCGCTTTCGCGCTGTTCACGCGCACCGGAGCCCAATTCGGACCGGTCACGCTGGCAGCCAATGCCGTCCTGCTCAACTTTTTCATGATCGCCGGGTTTTATCTCGATGGCTTGGCGACGGCGTCCGAGCAGATCGTCGGTCGCTCGATCGGCGCGATGCATCGGCCGGCTTTCGACAAAGCCATCCGACTGACGGTGATGTGGGGCTTTGCCCTTTCGGCCATTGCAGCCGCGTTCTTTCTGCTGGCCGGGCCGGCGCTGATCGACATCGTCACCACCGCGTCGGACGTGCGCGAGGCCGCTCGAATCTATCTTCCATGGGCGGCGCTGACCGGGCTTGCCGGCGTGCTGGCATTTCAGATGGACGGTGTCTTCATCGGAGCGACATGGTCGCGCGATATGCGCAACATGATGGTTCTGTCGCTGATTGCTTTCGTCGCGATGGTCTGGTTCGTCGTGCCGTTGGCGGGCAATCACGGGCTTTGGGCCGCGTTCAACCTGTTCCTTGGGCTGCGCGGCATTTCGCTCTATCTGCTGGTGCCAAGGCGCGCATCGGCGACCTTCAGGCGGTGA
- a CDS encoding DUF952 domain-containing protein produces MTAPIYKIAPRPLWEAAEAAGKFVGAPIDLIDGYIHFSTADQVRETAAKHFHGQDDLVLVAIDPAQLGDQLLYEPSRGGQLFPHLYTPLELSAVLWVKPLPLGSDGAHVFPVLDA; encoded by the coding sequence ATGACAGCACCGATCTACAAGATCGCGCCGCGCCCGCTTTGGGAAGCAGCTGAAGCGGCCGGCAAATTCGTCGGTGCGCCGATCGATCTCATCGATGGCTATATCCATTTTTCGACAGCCGATCAGGTACGCGAGACGGCAGCCAAGCATTTTCATGGCCAGGACGACCTGGTGCTCGTTGCCATCGACCCTGCGCAGCTTGGCGATCAGTTGCTCTACGAACCGTCCCGCGGCGGGCAGCTCTTTCCACATCTCTACACGCCGCTGGAACTGTCCGCTGTCCTGTGGGTCAAGCCGTTGCCGCTCGGGTCCGACGGCGCCCACGTTTTTCCGGTACTGGACGCCTGA
- a CDS encoding alpha/beta hydrolase: protein MRSMDWPGPEIFAPESIDEETRALNESILARLAAAPDIWSFSLPEIRKARAAGRGSFPLPPPDSHTIELTIEGDDGNPIGLRVMHPLTRAPRGTYLHFHGGGWVMGTARENDVRLRRLVEVTGLSAISVDYRLAPEHPFPAAIDDCLTAALWLNGEGGADFERSVLVIGGESAGAHLAVAVLIALRDRYRLTPFAAANLTAGCFDLSLTPSVRNWGTDKLILNTRDVEKFVEHFVPTTVDRRDPAVSPLYADLTDMPPALFSCGTADLLIDDTLFMASRWLAAGNLTEIDIAPGGCHVFQSFETRLAEASHARIETFINSRIDAVLSR, encoded by the coding sequence ATGAGATCGATGGATTGGCCGGGCCCCGAAATTTTCGCGCCCGAAAGCATCGATGAGGAAACACGCGCGCTGAATGAGAGCATCCTGGCGCGGCTGGCCGCGGCGCCCGACATCTGGTCGTTCAGCCTGCCGGAGATCAGAAAGGCGCGCGCTGCCGGACGCGGGTCCTTTCCACTGCCGCCGCCCGACAGCCACACGATCGAACTGACGATCGAGGGGGACGACGGAAATCCGATCGGACTGCGCGTCATGCATCCGCTGACGCGGGCCCCGCGCGGCACCTATCTGCATTTCCACGGCGGTGGATGGGTGATGGGAACGGCGCGCGAGAACGACGTTCGTTTGCGGCGCCTGGTCGAAGTGACAGGCTTGTCGGCGATCTCGGTCGACTACCGGCTTGCGCCCGAACACCCCTTTCCCGCTGCCATCGACGATTGCCTGACGGCTGCCCTGTGGCTCAACGGCGAAGGCGGAGCGGATTTCGAGCGGTCCGTTCTCGTGATCGGCGGTGAATCGGCCGGCGCGCATCTCGCCGTGGCGGTTCTGATCGCGCTGCGTGATCGCTACCGTCTGACGCCGTTCGCAGCCGCCAATCTGACGGCGGGTTGCTTCGATCTGTCTCTGACACCGAGCGTGCGCAACTGGGGAACCGACAAGCTTATCCTCAACACCAGGGACGTCGAGAAATTCGTCGAGCATTTCGTGCCGACGACGGTCGACCGGCGCGATCCGGCAGTGTCCCCGCTTTACGCGGATCTGACCGACATGCCGCCTGCGCTGTTTTCCTGCGGCACCGCCGATCTCCTCATCGACGACACGCTGTTCATGGCGTCCCGCTGGCTGGCTGCCGGCAACTTGACCGAGATCGATATCGCTCCGGGCGGATGCCACGTCTTCCAGAGCTTCGAGACACGCTTGGCCGAAGCCAGTCACGCTCGGATCGAGACCTTCATCAACAGCCGGATCGACGCGGTCTTGTCGAGGTAA
- a CDS encoding histone deacetylase — MVLPIVHTPDYDARFPADHRFPMGKYTRLIEILRRDGLLEQGHEVPGIEPQEVFALAHDPAYVAQVFAVAVPEPIEKAIGFPVNERVSRRARAATSGTLLAARIALETGLACNTAGGSHHARRAHGAGFCTFNDVGVAASKLLEEGAIRRAMVIDLDVHQGDGTADIFRDEPRVFTVSVHAERNYPNDKVPSDMDVALPDKVRDDAYLEIVEDTLARAFLGPRPDIVFYNAGVDPHADDRLGRLSLTDGGLKRRDRAVIGFFRQRGVPVCGVIGGGYGKDVDAVAERHATLFRVAREFV; from the coding sequence ATGGTGCTTCCGATCGTCCACACGCCCGACTACGATGCGCGGTTTCCTGCCGACCATCGCTTTCCCATGGGCAAATACACCCGGCTGATCGAGATTCTGAGACGCGATGGCCTCCTCGAACAGGGCCATGAGGTGCCCGGGATCGAACCGCAGGAGGTCTTCGCGCTCGCTCACGACCCGGCCTATGTGGCGCAGGTTTTTGCCGTTGCCGTGCCCGAACCCATTGAGAAAGCCATCGGCTTTCCGGTCAACGAGCGCGTATCGCGGCGTGCGCGGGCCGCAACGTCCGGCACGCTTCTGGCAGCACGCATTGCGCTCGAAACCGGCCTCGCCTGCAACACCGCCGGCGGCAGCCACCACGCACGGCGCGCCCATGGCGCCGGCTTCTGCACCTTCAACGATGTCGGCGTCGCGGCCTCGAAGCTTCTCGAAGAAGGAGCGATCCGCCGAGCCATGGTGATCGATCTAGACGTGCACCAGGGCGACGGAACTGCCGACATCTTTCGCGACGAGCCCCGTGTTTTCACGGTGTCGGTCCATGCCGAGCGGAACTACCCGAACGACAAGGTGCCCTCGGACATGGATGTCGCGCTGCCCGACAAGGTCCGCGACGATGCCTATCTGGAAATCGTGGAGGATACGCTGGCGCGCGCATTTCTTGGACCACGACCCGATATCGTGTTCTACAACGCAGGCGTCGATCCCCACGCCGACGACAGGCTCGGCCGGCTGTCCTTGACCGACGGGGGCCTGAAGCGGCGCGATCGCGCTGTGATCGGCTTCTTCCGGCAACGCGGCGTGCCCGTCTGCGGCGTCATCGGCGGCGGCTACGGCAAGGATGTCGATGCGGTCGCCGAACGCCACGCGACACTCTTTCGCGTCGCCCGTGAATTCGTCTGA
- a CDS encoding hybrid sensor histidine kinase/response regulator yields MVAGWVIFCSALFYMLLLFAIATYGDKIGMRPKRRLAGRPVIFALSLAIYCTSWTYFGSVGLATERGLEFLGIYIGPILMFTIGFPVIRRIVRLAKAEKITSIADFIAARYGKNPLVAGIVALIAVISAVPYIALQLKAVSSSVTAIVNANGAGGIRESFLVTEISLVVAGMLAVFAVIFGTRHTDATEHQDGLILAIAMESVVKLIAFTMVGLFVVYWIFDSPGALFEAAQMNAQAVEAMAYETSLGRWILLTVLSAFAIILLPRQFHVTVVENRTHDELKTAAFLFPAYLIAINLFVLPVALAGLIVFDGGGDVDLYLLSLPLAFDVPELTLITFIGGFSAATAMVIVASVAISIMISNDIVMPVLLRQSSFRRSIAGRDASLTILRIRRTAIFFTVFLGYCYFRASDVSGGLASIGLLSFAAIAQLAPALFGGLIWRGANARGVVAGLIGGTLVWFYLLFIPSLGGPEQTVLSAQILSFLLPGMDATSPAMADPLLNATVLSLGLNILLYVAGSLSRDLKPLERLQANVFIPQRSLANPASGRWSTKVTVKDLKTTIARYLGERRTERSFHTYETTTGRWLEPQSAVDMGLVRFAEQLLGSAIGSASSRLVLSLLFQKHDDTSAATARLLDEASEALQYNRDLLQTALGQMDQGITVFDHLSRLTVWNTRFRDLLGLPEAVGQVGFPLREIIAIMKERGDIEPKQADKVLADFMVMDKAFALELESLGRIIEIRSNPMPDKGIVTTYADITQRVKADIALKQINETLEQRVAERTFELTQVNEQLAEARATAEEANIGKTRFLAAAGHDILQPLNAARLYSSALVERLDDTANRDLATNIDSSLDSVESILGAVLDISRLDTGAMKPRFSVVALDELFRRIETDFAPVATAGNLRFKVMKTSLVVRTDPNLLRRLIQNLVSNALKYTKSGGVVVGARRRGKDVEIQVIDTGIGIPSSKFRTVFKEFARLEEGIRTASGLGLGLSIVDRMARVLNHRVSLSSVSGRGTDFRVTVPVEKTSRVATAEKIGGQDMRPMTSLGGLRVLVLDNEKRITEGMITLLSGWGCSVSGLHSIADIDALSPTHPVPEALIVDYHLDDGDGIGAVIRLRKHFAADLPALMVTADRTVEVRTMADAEGIAIQNKPVRPAALRAFLTRIAASRRQAAE; encoded by the coding sequence ATGGTCGCCGGCTGGGTCATTTTCTGTTCGGCGCTGTTTTACATGCTGCTGCTTTTCGCCATTGCGACCTATGGCGACAAGATCGGCATGCGCCCCAAGCGGCGGCTTGCCGGCCGGCCCGTCATTTTTGCGCTGAGCCTCGCGATCTACTGCACGTCCTGGACCTATTTCGGCTCCGTGGGGCTCGCAACGGAGCGCGGCCTTGAATTTCTCGGGATCTATATCGGCCCGATCCTGATGTTCACGATCGGCTTTCCCGTCATCCGGCGCATCGTGCGCCTCGCCAAGGCGGAAAAGATCACCTCCATCGCCGATTTTATAGCGGCGCGCTACGGCAAGAACCCGCTGGTTGCCGGCATCGTCGCCTTGATCGCCGTTATCAGCGCCGTCCCCTACATCGCCCTGCAGCTCAAGGCCGTTTCCAGCAGCGTGACGGCCATCGTCAATGCAAATGGCGCCGGCGGCATTCGCGAGTCCTTCCTCGTCACCGAAATATCGCTGGTCGTCGCCGGAATGCTCGCCGTCTTCGCCGTGATCTTCGGCACCCGCCATACGGACGCGACCGAGCACCAGGATGGCCTGATCCTCGCCATCGCCATGGAATCGGTCGTCAAGCTCATCGCTTTCACCATGGTCGGCCTCTTCGTCGTCTATTGGATCTTCGATTCCCCCGGGGCGCTGTTCGAAGCCGCACAGATGAACGCCCAGGCCGTCGAAGCCATGGCCTACGAAACCTCGCTCGGCCGTTGGATCCTGCTGACCGTGCTGTCGGCCTTCGCGATCATCCTCCTGCCGCGCCAGTTCCATGTGACCGTCGTGGAAAACCGCACCCACGACGAACTGAAGACCGCAGCCTTCCTGTTCCCGGCCTATCTGATCGCCATCAATCTCTTCGTGTTGCCGGTCGCGCTCGCCGGCCTCATCGTCTTCGACGGCGGCGGAGACGTCGATTTGTATCTGCTTTCCCTGCCGCTCGCTTTCGATGTCCCGGAGCTTACGCTCATCACCTTCATCGGCGGGTTTTCGGCAGCGACTGCGATGGTCATCGTCGCCTCGGTCGCGATTTCGATCATGATCTCCAACGACATCGTCATGCCGGTGCTGTTGCGCCAGAGTTCGTTCCGCCGCTCGATCGCCGGCCGCGATGCCTCCCTGACGATCCTGCGCATCCGTCGAACAGCCATCTTCTTCACCGTGTTCCTCGGCTACTGCTATTTCCGCGCTTCCGATGTCAGCGGTGGATTGGCGTCCATCGGCCTTCTGTCCTTCGCCGCGATCGCCCAACTCGCGCCAGCGCTTTTCGGTGGCCTCATCTGGCGCGGCGCGAATGCTCGCGGTGTCGTGGCTGGCCTGATCGGCGGGACGCTTGTCTGGTTCTATCTCCTGTTCATCCCGAGCCTCGGCGGGCCGGAGCAGACCGTCCTGTCGGCCCAGATCCTGAGTTTCCTGCTTCCGGGAATGGACGCCACTTCGCCGGCCATGGCCGATCCGCTATTGAACGCAACCGTCTTGAGCCTCGGCCTCAATATCCTGCTCTATGTCGCCGGATCCCTGTCGCGTGATCTCAAGCCGCTCGAGCGGCTGCAGGCGAACGTCTTCATTCCCCAGCGCTCGCTGGCGAACCCCGCCTCCGGCCGCTGGTCCACCAAGGTGACCGTCAAGGATCTGAAGACCACCATCGCGCGTTATCTGGGCGAGCGGCGCACGGAACGTTCCTTCCATACCTACGAGACGACGACCGGCCGCTGGCTGGAACCCCAGTCGGCGGTGGACATGGGCCTGGTGCGGTTTGCCGAACAGCTGCTAGGCAGCGCCATCGGCTCCGCATCCTCGCGCCTGGTGTTGTCTCTGCTGTTCCAGAAGCACGATGACACCTCAGCCGCCACGGCGAGGCTTCTCGACGAGGCGTCGGAAGCGCTGCAATACAATCGCGACCTGTTGCAGACGGCGCTCGGCCAGATGGACCAAGGCATCACGGTCTTCGACCATCTCAGCCGGCTGACCGTGTGGAACACGCGCTTTCGCGATCTGCTCGGATTGCCCGAAGCCGTCGGACAGGTCGGGTTTCCTCTGCGCGAAATCATCGCGATCATGAAGGAGCGCGGCGATATCGAGCCGAAACAGGCCGACAAGGTGCTGGCCGACTTCATGGTGATGGACAAGGCCTTCGCGCTCGAGCTCGAAAGCCTCGGCCGCATCATCGAAATCCGGTCAAACCCGATGCCGGACAAGGGCATCGTCACCACCTACGCCGACATCACGCAGCGCGTGAAGGCCGATATCGCCCTCAAGCAGATCAACGAAACGCTGGAGCAGCGCGTCGCCGAGCGCACCTTCGAGCTGACGCAAGTGAACGAGCAATTGGCGGAAGCACGAGCAACTGCAGAAGAGGCCAACATCGGCAAGACCCGCTTCCTCGCAGCAGCCGGCCACGACATTCTCCAGCCGCTCAATGCCGCCCGGCTCTATTCGTCCGCCCTGGTCGAACGCCTCGACGATACGGCGAACCGGGACCTCGCCACCAACATCGATTCCTCACTCGATTCCGTGGAATCGATTCTCGGCGCCGTGCTGGATATCTCCCGTCTTGATACCGGAGCGATGAAGCCACGGTTCTCCGTCGTGGCCCTCGATGAACTCTTCCGTCGCATTGAAACGGACTTCGCGCCGGTGGCGACCGCCGGCAATCTGCGTTTCAAGGTGATGAAGACGTCGCTCGTCGTGAGAACCGACCCCAACCTGCTGCGCCGCCTGATCCAGAATCTCGTCTCGAACGCACTCAAATACACCAAGAGCGGTGGCGTCGTCGTCGGCGCGCGTCGCCGGGGCAAAGACGTCGAGATCCAGGTGATCGATACGGGCATCGGCATCCCGTCCTCCAAATTCCGCACCGTCTTCAAGGAATTCGCCCGGCTCGAAGAAGGCATACGCACCGCCAGCGGCCTCGGTCTCGGCCTCTCCATCGTCGATCGCATGGCGCGCGTGCTCAATCACCGCGTCAGCCTCAGCTCCGTGTCAGGACGCGGCACCGATTTCCGTGTCACGGTCCCGGTTGAGAAGACCAGCCGCGTGGCGACCGCGGAGAAGATCGGTGGCCAAGACATGCGGCCGATGACGAGCCTCGGTGGCTTGCGCGTTCTCGTGCTGGACAACGAAAAGCGGATCACCGAAGGCATGATCACCTTGCTCTCGGGTTGGGGCTGCTCAGTCTCGGGGTTGCATTCGATCGCCGATATCGATGCGCTCTCGCCCACTCATCCGGTGCCAGAAGCGCTGATCGTCGATTATCATCTGGATGATGGCGATGGCATCGGGGCGGTCATCCGCCTGCGCAAGCATTTCGCGGCCGATTTGCCGGCGCTGATGGTCACCGCAGATCGAACGGTCGAGGTGCGGACCATGGCGGACGCCGAGGGCATCGCCATCCAGAACAAGCCGGTGCGTCCCGCGGCGCTGCGTGCCTTCCTGACCCGGATCGCCGCTTCGCGTCGTCAGGCGGCGGAATAG
- a CDS encoding response regulator transcription factor — protein sequence MTSNTTIIIADDHPLFRGALRQALNGLGDAVEIVESGDFDATRQAVLDNPDADIMLLDLAMPGVSGLSGLISLRAEFVSLPVVIVSASDDGATIRRVLDLGASGFIPKSASIEDIRAAVRAVLDGEVWVPASIDVAEEADTEVQDLIRRLQTLTPQQSRVLGMLAEGLLNKQIAYELSVSEATIKAHVSAVLQKLGVDSRTQAVIQLSRIGMGGLNALPESASTH from the coding sequence TTGACTTCGAACACGACAATCATCATCGCCGATGACCACCCGCTGTTTCGCGGCGCATTGCGGCAGGCGCTCAATGGATTGGGTGACGCCGTCGAGATCGTCGAGTCTGGCGATTTCGACGCGACGCGGCAGGCGGTTCTCGACAATCCCGATGCCGACATCATGCTGCTCGATCTCGCCATGCCGGGCGTAAGCGGCCTTTCGGGGCTCATATCCCTGCGTGCGGAGTTCGTCAGCCTCCCGGTCGTGATCGTGTCGGCTTCGGACGATGGCGCGACGATCCGGCGCGTGCTCGATCTCGGTGCATCTGGCTTCATCCCGAAATCCGCCAGCATCGAAGACATCCGCGCTGCCGTGCGCGCTGTGCTGGATGGCGAAGTCTGGGTTCCAGCATCGATCGATGTGGCCGAGGAAGCGGACACCGAAGTCCAGGATCTCATCCGCCGCCTGCAAACGCTCACTCCCCAGCAGAGCCGAGTGCTCGGCATGCTGGCCGAAGGCCTGCTGAACAAGCAGATCGCCTACGAACTCAGCGTTTCGGAAGCCACGATCAAGGCCCATGTGTCAGCGGTTTTACAGAAGCTCGGCGTCGACAGCCGCACACAGGCGGTCATCCAGCTGTCGCGCATCGGTATGGGCGGATTGAACGCGCTTCCCGAAAGCGCTTCGACGCACTGA
- a CDS encoding pyridoxal phosphate-dependent aminotransferase: MSLMDHLSPIAHSVPESGIVEVVNHGRGREGLIALWVGEGDQPTPAFISEAASASLTRGETFYTWQRGIPNLRQELARYHARHFGASFDANEFYVTVSGMQAIRIGLEAIVPAGSEVLYLSPAWPNFPAAVTISGSQPVPVLLEFTERGWSLDIGKLEASITPRTKAIFVNSPSNPTGWSASTDDLKQILDLARRHGLWIMADEIYSRFYYAGGRAPSFFDIREEGDRILFVNSFSKNWAMTGWRMGWITAPPELGQVLENLIQYATSGVPHFLQQGAAAALEHGDGFVDEQVERARQARDLFCDALLATNRVRLVKPDGAFYAFFAIDGIDDPRRAALDIVDSTAVGLAPGTAFGAGGSAFFRACFLRRLDHVTAAADRLQAFIADR, translated from the coding sequence ATGTCCCTTATGGACCATCTGAGCCCGATCGCGCATTCCGTGCCGGAAAGCGGGATTGTCGAAGTCGTCAATCACGGGCGAGGCCGTGAAGGGCTGATTGCGCTTTGGGTCGGCGAGGGGGACCAGCCGACACCGGCGTTCATCTCAGAGGCCGCGTCGGCCTCGCTGACGCGCGGCGAGACGTTCTACACCTGGCAGCGTGGCATCCCCAATCTGCGGCAGGAACTGGCGCGCTACCATGCTCGCCATTTTGGCGCATCTTTCGACGCGAACGAGTTCTACGTCACAGTTTCCGGCATGCAGGCGATCCGCATCGGCCTGGAAGCGATCGTTCCGGCAGGATCAGAGGTGCTCTACCTGTCGCCGGCCTGGCCGAACTTCCCGGCGGCGGTAACCATCAGCGGGTCACAGCCGGTGCCTGTGCTTCTCGAGTTCACCGAGCGGGGCTGGAGCCTCGATATCGGCAAGCTCGAAGCGTCCATCACGCCGCGTACCAAGGCGATCTTCGTCAACTCGCCGTCCAACCCGACCGGCTGGAGCGCGTCGACCGACGATCTCAAGCAGATCCTCGATCTCGCGCGGCGCCACGGCCTGTGGATCATGGCGGACGAAATCTATTCGCGCTTTTACTATGCCGGCGGTCGCGCGCCGTCCTTCTTCGACATCCGGGAAGAAGGCGACCGCATCCTCTTCGTCAATTCCTTCTCCAAAAACTGGGCGATGACCGGCTGGCGAATGGGGTGGATCACGGCGCCACCTGAACTCGGCCAGGTGCTGGAAAACCTCATTCAATACGCGACGTCGGGCGTGCCGCATTTCCTGCAGCAGGGCGCGGCCGCAGCGCTCGAGCATGGCGATGGCTTCGTCGACGAACAGGTCGAGCGAGCGCGCCAGGCGCGTGATCTCTTCTGCGATGCGCTGCTGGCGACCAACCGCGTGCGCCTCGTCAAGCCGGATGGGGCGTTCTACGCGTTCTTCGCCATCGACGGCATCGACGATCCAAGACGGGCTGCGCTCGACATCGTCGACAGCACCGCAGTCGGCCTCGCGCCGGGAACGGCATTCGGCGCCGGTGGCTCGGCCTTTTTCCGCGCCTGCTTCCTGCGACGCCTCGACCATGTGACAGCCGCTGCCGATCGGCTGCAGGCCTTCATCGCCGACCGTTGA
- a CDS encoding quinone-dependent dihydroorotate dehydrogenase encodes MSFTADIGRQLLFLLQPETAHGLAIKALSAGLVPSPPPMRDKRLETRVANLVLPNPIGMAAGFDKDAEVPNALLKLGFGFVEIGTVTPKPQAGNPQPRIFRLPEDEAVINRLGFNNQGHEAALARLKKRSRRAGIVGVNIGANKDSDDRVADYAAGIKTFATVADYFTINVSSPNTPGLRDLQARESLAELLKSVTAAREAAASITGKRLSVFLKIAPDLDEAALDDVAEMALAHAIEGVIVSNTTLSRDGLTESDKARETGGLSGRPLFERSTIMLARLRRRVGTSLVLIGVGGVDSAEAALTKIKAGADLVQLYTGLIYRGPAIAHDITKGLVERLDADGVAVIADYRDTEVDAWADLALTA; translated from the coding sequence ATGTCTTTCACCGCCGATATCGGCCGTCAGCTTCTGTTCCTGTTGCAGCCGGAAACGGCGCACGGGCTTGCCATCAAAGCGCTGTCGGCAGGCCTGGTGCCGTCGCCTCCCCCGATGCGCGACAAGCGGCTCGAGACCCGCGTCGCCAATCTTGTCCTTCCGAACCCGATCGGCATGGCCGCCGGCTTCGACAAGGATGCGGAAGTCCCGAATGCCCTTCTGAAGCTCGGCTTCGGCTTCGTCGAGATCGGCACCGTGACCCCGAAGCCGCAGGCTGGCAATCCGCAGCCCCGCATCTTCCGGCTGCCGGAGGACGAAGCCGTGATCAACCGGCTCGGCTTCAACAATCAGGGGCATGAAGCTGCGTTAGCCAGGCTCAAGAAGCGCTCGCGGCGGGCCGGCATCGTTGGCGTGAACATCGGCGCCAACAAGGACAGCGACGATCGCGTCGCCGACTACGCCGCCGGCATCAAGACCTTCGCCACCGTCGCCGACTACTTCACGATCAATGTCTCGTCACCGAACACACCCGGCCTGCGCGACCTGCAGGCGCGCGAAAGCCTGGCCGAACTGCTGAAATCGGTGACCGCTGCACGCGAGGCTGCCGCCAGCATCACGGGCAAGCGTCTGTCGGTGTTCCTCAAGATCGCGCCGGATCTGGACGAAGCCGCGCTCGACGATGTCGCGGAAATGGCGCTGGCCCATGCCATCGAAGGCGTCATCGTGTCCAACACGACCCTGTCGCGCGATGGACTGACCGAGAGCGACAAGGCACGCGAGACGGGCGGTCTTTCCGGTCGCCCGCTATTTGAGCGCTCCACCATCATGCTGGCCCGGCTGCGTCGGCGTGTCGGAACGAGCCTCGTTCTCATCGGCGTCGGCGGCGTCGATTCTGCAGAAGCGGCCCTGACGAAGATCAAGGCAGGTGCCGATCTGGTGCAACTCTACACAGGCCTCATCTATCGCGGCCCGGCGATCGCGCACGACATCACCAAAGGCCTGGTGGAACGCCTCGATGCCGACGGCGTCGCCGTCATCGCCGATTACCGCGATACCGAAGTGGATGCCTGGGCGGATCTCGCGCTCACCGCCTGA